A window of Nodularia sp. LEGE 06071 contains these coding sequences:
- a CDS encoding MerR family DNA-binding protein, with protein MLTQDKKLFLIGQVTNLSGISIRTIRYYESLGLVESSGRTEGGFRQFSTDVLTRLAFIKRAQSLGLSLEEIRDILQVYDQGQPPCGEIKEKLEDKLSQIDSQITQLLTLRSEIGELLAGWHNKPGKQEDRICPIIQ; from the coding sequence GTGTTAACTCAGGATAAAAAACTGTTTTTAATTGGTCAAGTCACGAATTTAAGCGGAATTTCGATCAGGACAATTCGCTATTACGAAAGTTTAGGTTTAGTAGAATCATCAGGACGCACAGAGGGAGGTTTTCGTCAATTCTCTACGGATGTGCTGACTCGTTTAGCTTTCATTAAAAGGGCGCAAAGTTTAGGTCTGAGTCTGGAAGAGATTCGAGATATTCTTCAAGTCTATGACCAAGGACAACCCCCCTGTGGCGAAATTAAAGAAAAGTTAGAAGACAAACTTTCACAGATTGATAGCCAAATTACTCAGTTGCTGACTTTACGTTCGGAAATTGGCGAATTACTTGCTGGATGGCACAATAAACCAGGTAAGCAAGAAGATAGAATCTGTCCAATTATCCAATAA
- a CDS encoding aromatic ring-hydroxylating oxygenase subunit alpha, whose translation MNVNLQNLSSTHKPRIFNNPERFIEGWYWVIPSKNLRVGEVKPVTVLGRELAIYRGKDQRVVIVDAYCPHMGAHLAEGKVEGNELRCFFHHWKFDAQGFCVDIPCLNEPISVKLKTWPSDEKYGLIWVWTGAIPKQPLPFVLELENKECDVVFGDYLLVNCHPNTVMINPIDAQHMNTVHKLTSEIYLEKQEINQNAIIFTNTKPNTGKSFLEKLLRPFCKNNVYNICYWYGSTNIATFGTDGFHVHVISAVRLLEGGKSEVQVMLISQKRQGILGWLYNRVVLWLMKIVGINFVQDDLKIFQTIKFDLKNPIKSDQSIMQFVNHLERQKPLMLKTWQLARSKNVEVKETREKWQDTKSND comes from the coding sequence ATGAATGTTAATTTGCAGAACCTTAGCTCAACCCACAAACCGAGAATCTTTAATAATCCTGAACGTTTTATTGAGGGATGGTACTGGGTGATCCCATCAAAAAATCTGCGGGTCGGAGAGGTAAAGCCTGTCACAGTTTTGGGGAGAGAATTAGCGATTTACCGTGGTAAAGATCAAAGAGTCGTGATCGTTGATGCTTACTGTCCGCACATGGGCGCTCACCTAGCTGAAGGAAAAGTTGAGGGTAACGAACTGCGTTGTTTTTTCCATCATTGGAAGTTTGATGCTCAAGGATTTTGTGTTGATATTCCATGTTTAAATGAGCCTATTTCCGTCAAATTAAAAACTTGGCCTAGTGATGAAAAATATGGGCTGATTTGGGTTTGGACTGGAGCAATACCCAAACAACCCTTACCCTTTGTTTTGGAGTTAGAAAACAAGGAATGTGATGTGGTCTTTGGTGATTATTTATTGGTGAACTGTCACCCGAATACGGTGATGATTAATCCGATTGATGCTCAACACATGAATACAGTTCACAAATTAACATCAGAAATTTATTTGGAAAAACAGGAAATCAATCAGAATGCTATTATTTTCACGAATACTAAACCTAACACTGGAAAGTCATTTTTAGAGAAGCTGCTCCGTCCCTTCTGTAAAAATAATGTTTACAATATTTGCTATTGGTACGGTAGCACTAACATAGCAACATTTGGGACTGATGGCTTCCATGTTCACGTTATTTCTGCCGTGCGCCTGCTGGAAGGGGGAAAATCGGAAGTTCAGGTGATGCTGATTAGTCAGAAACGTCAGGGAATTTTAGGTTGGTTATATAATCGAGTTGTGCTGTGGCTGATGAAAATTGTGGGGATAAATTTTGTTCAGGATGATCTGAAGATTTTTCAGACAATTAAATTTGATTTGAAAAACCCCATCAAGTCAGACCAGTCAATTATGCAGTTTGTCAACCATCTGGAAAGACAAAAACCTCTAATGTTGAAAACTTGGCAGTTAGCGCGATCAAAAAATGTCGAAGTGAAAGAAACCCGTGAAAAATGGCAGGATACAAAGTCTAATGATTGA
- a CDS encoding translocation/assembly module TamB — MTKSPNEDHHSNSSAHKPLWCMALSRGGIALSGLLLVGIAGGIWRLRSFVQQELTPLAQSGITNTLNRPVNLGEVTGFSLTGVKFGASTIPATPTDSDRAVVDAVEVGFNPWQLIFQRQLKLDVTLINPDIYIEQDNQGRWITTEIAPPGKPSLIKTDLDKLRFRNGKLVLMAQVTDKTPVAFSQVNGTAQLLEKNQLVKFDVRGEADSEGSIAIQGELVPKTLAAKLQLRSQDLLAAKITDLIKLPFDLQAGRVNGNLQIQLRPEQPTLLFGNADLQGVTLQIPNVPQAFLNTQGAIRFQGTEVQLDNIVGSYGKIPLVATGIIDPQTGYKLAGRVNGVSVANTLETLKIKAPVPVNGELQANLQMLGPITKPILSGTIGTIKTAQIDKINFNNITTKFEFAPNADLISFRDIQGKAAVGGEITGVGKINLGTTPQLDFNFAAKNISGDAVAKLYETTPPIQIGTVSATAQLTGIANNVQTIVRWQAPEATYAGTGETAIAADRTLAFRNVALNVGGGMVRGSGSFAKGRWQAVAQASGVGLTPFVDQNQLQNISLAGAEFNGRVILEGSAEPFKIATIRTEGAGVNIGGGTVAVSRVDLQNQNFSAQLVANNVRLGRILKESPPALDNPLAGTFQIAGNTENLGLNTLRGTGEARLNLAGGTVTASNIQLANGLYQAQVQANNLAIQQLAAVPEQFKGALTGQFKVAGSVESFSPEALQATGQGRLNVAGGAITASNIQLANGRYQAQVQTNNLPLQQLVAVPPQFRGGLTGQLNVAGSVESFSPETIQASGQGRLNVAGGTITASNIQLANGRYQAVVDAAGVELNRFNQQLRGDLGGKLQVAGILGSAKLADVRAAGQVQLSQGIPGLEQPLIAALTWTGEKIAIEQAIATGLNISGDILTNAKTAAIPEITQLNLNVQAQNYNLQQLPINLPNQFAVAGNVDFDGQITGNLPLPNVTGKIGLRDLVVQDIAFEPLLTGNIRSATNQGLNLDLRGNRDRIALNLDAQNRPQSFLVQRQEAFATGQAQGDDLAIKVANFPLQILNLTPPPDLRLGGGTVAGSLTGDVLVNQQTLAATGNLAIASPEIGRITGDRLAAEFRYSDGQATLTSSEFVKGDSRYAFAGNFGQTPQGPQLQGKLNINQGNIQDVLTVAQIFELQDFQRGAEPPTYGTATDLVTQPRGLPEQPLLTQLKRFYEIDAQLEAQEQQRRESNPIPDLADLQGTFNGEIAVDTATANGLSVQFNLNGQNFTWGQETETNRFYTANNILAQGRFENGILQLRPLRIELENSRLTFAGNIGGDDQSGQLRVSNFPIELLSNFVNLPVGISGNLNGTAAIAGSIANPQSKGQLEITEGTLNQQPVELAKASFSYANGRFNFGSIVSVVETEPVNITGNIPYQLPFASVAPENNEITLDIKVQNEGLAILNLLTNQVTFEKGEGDVDIQVRGTSEKPIVNGIATLNNATFTAQALPEKIRRVTGKVLFDFDRILVENLEGRFSRGNVVASGEIPIFNNGPANQENPLTVNVDELALNLKGLYQGGASGNLQITGSALNPEIGGQVNLFDGQVLLANTANPEQPVNSNGLSSSVRDATRTTANKQIQPDGGDANVMFNNLDIELGKNVEVNNPPILSFRATGNLTVNGSFAEPIPDGTINLEAGGVNLFTTQFNLARGYKHTATFRANQPRDPELDVRLIAKVLDVVQSSDFTRANTAGLAALESVQVEANVQGFASQINETLELTSSPSRSETEIVALLGGGFADGQGGGDSTLGLINIAGSAVFSNFQSAFSQIGSAVGLSELRIFPTIVSNNPEAGRSSSSSLELAAEAGIDVSPKVSLSSIKILTANDPFQWGVNYRINDEIRLRASTNLDDDSRAVVEFQRRF, encoded by the coding sequence ATGACTAAATCTCCTAATGAAGATCACCATTCCAATTCCTCCGCCCACAAGCCTTTGTGGTGCATGGCTTTGAGTCGCGGTGGCATTGCCCTGAGCGGACTTTTGCTAGTGGGAATAGCCGGCGGTATTTGGCGGTTGAGGAGTTTTGTGCAACAAGAATTAACACCTCTAGCTCAAAGCGGCATCACGAACACACTCAACCGTCCGGTAAATTTGGGAGAAGTTACAGGCTTTTCCTTGACAGGAGTAAAATTTGGGGCTTCAACTATCCCCGCAACACCTACAGATTCAGATCGGGCAGTGGTTGATGCTGTAGAAGTGGGTTTTAACCCGTGGCAATTAATTTTTCAGCGTCAATTAAAGCTGGATGTGACATTAATTAACCCAGATATTTACATTGAACAAGATAATCAAGGGCGCTGGATTACGACTGAAATTGCCCCGCCTGGTAAACCAAGTCTGATTAAAACTGATTTAGACAAACTCCGGTTTCGTAATGGCAAGTTGGTTTTGATGGCGCAAGTCACAGATAAAACCCCTGTAGCATTTTCACAAGTCAACGGTACAGCCCAACTGCTAGAAAAAAACCAGCTGGTGAAGTTTGACGTGCGGGGTGAAGCAGATAGTGAGGGCAGTATTGCGATTCAAGGAGAACTCGTCCCCAAAACATTAGCAGCTAAATTACAACTGCGATCGCAAGATTTATTAGCTGCTAAAATTACCGACCTGATTAAGTTACCCTTCGACTTACAGGCGGGTAGAGTTAATGGCAACTTGCAGATTCAACTCAGACCAGAACAGCCGACTCTATTATTTGGCAATGCTGACTTACAAGGGGTAACGCTGCAAATTCCCAATGTACCCCAAGCTTTTCTGAATACTCAAGGGGCAATCCGCTTCCAGGGAACGGAAGTACAGCTAGATAATATTGTTGGTAGTTACGGTAAAATTCCTTTGGTGGCTACAGGCATTATCGACCCGCAAACAGGCTATAAATTGGCAGGGCGCGTCAATGGCGTGAGTGTGGCTAATACTCTAGAAACTCTGAAGATTAAAGCGCCAGTACCTGTAAATGGGGAATTACAAGCTAACTTGCAAATGCTTGGCCCCATTACCAAACCGATTCTCTCCGGCACAATTGGCACGATTAAAACAGCCCAAATTGATAAAATTAATTTCAATAATATTACAACTAAGTTTGAATTTGCTCCTAATGCTGATTTAATCAGTTTCAGAGACATTCAGGGCAAAGCCGCAGTTGGTGGAGAAATTACGGGGGTTGGTAAAATCAATCTAGGAACAACCCCCCAATTAGATTTTAATTTTGCAGCCAAGAATATTTCCGGGGATGCTGTAGCTAAACTTTATGAAACCACACCCCCAATCCAAATCGGTACTGTTTCCGCCACAGCTCAATTAACAGGTATAGCAAATAACGTCCAAACTATTGTCAGATGGCAAGCCCCGGAAGCCACCTATGCAGGTACTGGTGAAACTGCGATCGCCGCAGACCGTACCCTCGCCTTCCGCAATGTGGCGTTGAATGTCGGTGGTGGGATGGTGCGAGGTTCTGGTAGTTTTGCTAAAGGGCGTTGGCAAGCCGTCGCCCAAGCCTCTGGGGTAGGTTTGACACCTTTTGTAGACCAAAACCAACTGCAAAATATCTCTTTAGCAGGGGCAGAATTTAATGGTCGTGTCATTCTGGAAGGGAGCGCCGAACCATTTAAAATTGCTACGATTCGCACTGAGGGCGCAGGCGTAAACATTGGTGGTGGGACAGTTGCCGTTTCTCGTGTCGATTTGCAAAACCAAAACTTTTCGGCGCAACTGGTGGCTAATAATGTCCGCTTAGGACGCATCTTGAAAGAATCTCCCCCGGCTTTGGATAATCCCTTGGCGGGTACATTTCAAATCGCCGGGAACACAGAAAATTTGGGACTCAACACCTTACGCGGCACTGGTGAAGCCCGGCTGAATCTGGCAGGTGGAACTGTCACAGCCTCGAATATCCAATTAGCTAATGGTCTATATCAAGCCCAAGTGCAAGCCAATAATCTCGCTATACAGCAGTTGGCAGCAGTTCCAGAACAATTTAAAGGGGCGTTAACTGGTCAATTTAAGGTTGCAGGCTCGGTGGAATCTTTCAGTCCAGAAGCCCTCCAAGCCACTGGTCAGGGACGGCTTAACGTGGCAGGTGGTGCGATTACAGCCTCTAATATTCAATTGGCTAATGGTCGATATCAAGCGCAAGTGCAAACGAATAATCTTCCTTTGCAACAGTTGGTAGCAGTACCACCACAATTTCGGGGAGGGTTAACTGGTCAATTGAATGTAGCGGGGTCGGTTGAGTCTTTCAGTCCAGAAACTATTCAAGCTAGTGGTCAGGGACGGTTAAATGTTGCCGGGGGAACGATTACAGCCTCTAATATTCAACTGGCTAATGGTCGCTATCAGGCTGTAGTGGATGCGGCGGGGGTGGAATTAAATCGCTTCAATCAGCAGTTACGGGGTGATTTGGGCGGTAAGTTGCAGGTGGCTGGCATTTTGGGATCTGCCAAATTAGCTGATGTGCGTGCCGCTGGACAAGTACAATTATCTCAAGGTATCCCCGGTCTGGAGCAACCGTTGATTGCCGCACTCACTTGGACTGGGGAAAAAATAGCGATCGAACAAGCTATAGCGACTGGGTTAAATATCAGTGGTGACATTTTAACGAATGCGAAGACCGCAGCTATCCCGGAAATTACTCAGTTAAATCTCAACGTCCAAGCACAGAATTACAATTTACAACAGTTACCAATTAATCTGCCGAATCAGTTTGCTGTGGCGGGAAATGTCGATTTTGACGGACAAATTACTGGTAATCTGCCTTTACCCAATGTCACAGGAAAAATTGGGTTACGCGATTTAGTTGTCCAAGATATTGCTTTTGAGCCTTTGTTAACGGGAAATATCCGGTCGGCAACAAATCAAGGTTTAAATTTAGATTTGAGAGGTAATCGAGACAGGATTGCTTTAAACCTCGATGCCCAAAATCGTCCCCAATCGTTCCTCGTGCAGCGCCAAGAAGCATTCGCTACAGGTCAAGCCCAAGGCGATGATTTGGCGATTAAAGTCGCCAACTTTCCTTTACAGATTTTAAATCTCACACCACCGCCAGACCTGCGTTTAGGTGGGGGTACGGTGGCTGGGTCGTTAACTGGGGATGTGCTGGTTAATCAGCAGACATTGGCTGCAACTGGGAATTTAGCGATCGCCTCACCAGAAATTGGCCGGATTACAGGCGATCGCCTAGCAGCGGAATTCCGTTACAGTGATGGTCAAGCTACACTCACCAGCAGCGAATTTGTCAAAGGCGACAGTCGTTATGCCTTTGCTGGCAATTTTGGTCAAACCCCCCAAGGACCGCAACTACAAGGCAAACTGAATATCAATCAGGGTAATATCCAAGATGTGCTGACAGTAGCGCAGATATTTGAATTACAAGATTTTCAACGCGGCGCAGAGCCGCCCACCTACGGCACAGCAACGGATCTAGTCACTCAACCTCGTGGATTACCGGAACAGCCTTTATTAACCCAACTCAAACGCTTTTATGAAATTGATGCCCAGCTAGAGGCACAAGAACAACAACGGCGCGAATCCAATCCCATCCCAGACTTAGCAGACTTACAAGGGACTTTTAACGGAGAAATTGCTGTAGATACTGCCACAGCTAACGGCCTATCAGTGCAATTTAATTTGAACGGTCAAAATTTTACCTGGGGTCAAGAAACAGAAACTAATCGTTTCTATACTGCCAATAATATACTTGCCCAAGGCAGGTTTGAAAATGGCATTTTGCAATTACGACCATTACGAATAGAGTTAGAAAATAGCCGTCTCACCTTCGCTGGTAATATTGGCGGTGATGATCAATCTGGTCAGTTGCGGGTGAGCAATTTTCCCATAGAATTACTGAGTAATTTTGTTAATCTCCCAGTGGGAATTTCAGGTAATCTCAATGGTACAGCCGCAATCGCAGGTAGCATTGCCAATCCCCAAAGCAAAGGGCAGTTGGAAATTACAGAAGGAACATTGAATCAGCAGCCAGTTGAGTTAGCCAAAGCCAGTTTCAGTTATGCTAATGGGCGCTTCAACTTTGGCAGCATTGTCTCGGTTGTGGAAACAGAACCCGTGAATATTACTGGTAATATTCCCTATCAGTTACCTTTTGCTTCTGTAGCACCAGAAAACAATGAAATTACTTTGGATATCAAGGTACAAAATGAGGGATTAGCAATATTAAATCTCTTGACTAATCAGGTAACCTTTGAGAAGGGTGAAGGAGACGTAGACATTCAAGTGCGCGGAACCAGCGAAAAGCCGATAGTCAATGGAATTGCCACCCTGAATAATGCTACCTTTACCGCCCAGGCTTTACCAGAAAAAATCAGACGTGTTACAGGAAAAGTGCTGTTTGATTTTGACCGTATTTTAGTAGAAAACCTGGAGGGTCGGTTTAGCCGAGGTAATGTCGTAGCATCGGGAGAAATTCCCATCTTTAATAACGGACCAGCAAATCAGGAAAATCCCCTGACTGTTAACGTCGATGAGCTAGCTTTGAATCTTAAAGGCTTGTACCAAGGAGGTGCTAGTGGCAATTTACAGATTACAGGTTCTGCCCTAAATCCAGAAATTGGCGGTCAAGTGAATTTATTCGATGGTCAGGTTTTACTTGCAAATACTGCCAACCCAGAGCAACCTGTAAATAGTAATGGCTTGTCATCCTCTGTCCGAGACGCTACGCGAACAACAGCCAACAAGCAGATTCAACCTGATGGCGGGGATGCAAATGTGATGTTTAATAATTTAGATATAGAACTTGGTAAAAACGTAGAAGTCAATAATCCACCTATTCTCAGCTTTCGAGCCACAGGTAACCTCACCGTTAACGGCTCCTTTGCCGAACCAATACCCGATGGTACCATCAACCTAGAGGCAGGCGGAGTAAATTTATTTACTACACAGTTTAACCTCGCTCGTGGTTACAAACATACAGCCACCTTTAGAGCCAACCAACCCCGTGACCCCGAATTAGATGTGCGGTTAATCGCCAAAGTACTAGATGTCGTTCAGAGTAGTGATTTTACCAGGGCCAATACTGCCGGGTTAGCAGCCTTAGAAAGTGTACAAGTAGAAGCAAATGTCCAAGGTTTTGCCAGTCAAATCAATGAAACACTGGAACTCACAAGCAGTCCCAGCCGTTCAGAAACTGAAATTGTCGCTTTGTTAGGAGGTGGGTTTGCAGATGGACAAGGCGGTGGAGATAGCACCTTGGGTCTGATTAACATTGCCGGTTCAGCTGTATTCAGCAACTTTCAGTCAGCCTTTAGCCAGATTGGTAGTGCTGTCGGTTTAAGTGAACTGCGGATATTTCCCACAATTGTTTCTAATAATCCCGAAGCGGGAAGAAGCAGTTCCTCCAGCTTGGAATTGGCTGCGGAGGCGGGGATTGACGTTTCTCCCAAAGTTTCTCTTTCCAGTATCAAAATTTTGACAGCAAATGACCCATTTCAGTGGGGTGTAAATTACCGCATCAATGATGAAATTCGTTTGCGTGCTTCCACAAATTTAGACGATGATAGTCGGGCTGTAGTCGAGTTTCAACGGCGATTTTAA
- a CDS encoding DUF3110 domain-containing protein, with product MISPMRVFVLIFNAHTENEGIHSIRVADTSASQPGAVRNKILMFESEDDALRFALLLEAQDFPTPTVEMLDAEEIKGFCESAGYEWEIVPANSDLILPPEMNLANTDWQPEGQEEETDEDSYRSNEVPSAAPEMSDSELENMRRKLEGLL from the coding sequence ATGATTTCACCAATGCGTGTTTTTGTGTTAATTTTCAATGCTCACACAGAAAATGAGGGGATTCACTCAATTCGGGTGGCAGATACTTCGGCATCGCAGCCAGGGGCTGTACGCAATAAAATTTTGATGTTCGAGTCAGAAGATGACGCTCTCCGCTTTGCCCTGTTACTCGAAGCTCAAGATTTTCCTACCCCTACAGTGGAAATGCTCGATGCTGAGGAAATTAAGGGGTTTTGTGAAAGTGCTGGCTATGAATGGGAAATTGTTCCGGCCAACAGCGATTTAATTTTACCCCCAGAAATGAATTTGGCAAATACTGACTGGCAACCTGAAGGTCAAGAGGAGGAGACTGATGAGGATAGTTACCGTTCTAATGAAGTGCCATCAGCTGCACCAGAAATGTCTGATTCTGAACTAGAAAATATGCGCCGCAAACTGGAAGGATTATTGTGA
- the murQ gene encoding N-acetylmuramic acid 6-phosphate etherase, producing MPNLQSRGYLLTEQVNPDSLNLDQLSSVELVDLFNREDEKAVAAVAAAQVQLAQAIDVAAERLSQGGRLFYVGAGTSGRLGVLDAAECPPTFCTPPELVQGIIAGGAGALVRSSEDLEDRSADGEAAIAQRQITQLDVVVGITAGGTTPFVHGALNAARQRGARTIFIACVPTEQVRFDADVDIRLLTGPEILAGSTRLKAGTATKLALNILSTGVMVKLGKVYGNRMVDVAVTNQKLRDRALQMLQDLTGLSREAAGFLLERSGKWVKLALLMHWTGLEKAAGDRLLAENQGNLRVAVASYKNDKQV from the coding sequence ATGCCAAATTTACAGTCACGGGGCTATCTTTTAACTGAGCAGGTAAATCCTGATAGTCTGAACTTAGACCAGCTCAGTTCTGTGGAGTTGGTGGATTTGTTTAATCGCGAAGACGAAAAAGCTGTGGCGGCGGTGGCGGCGGCGCAAGTTCAGTTAGCTCAAGCCATTGATGTGGCGGCAGAACGTTTGAGCCAGGGAGGACGTTTATTTTATGTTGGCGCGGGGACAAGTGGCAGGTTAGGGGTGTTAGATGCTGCTGAATGTCCACCTACTTTCTGCACACCCCCAGAGTTGGTACAGGGAATTATTGCTGGTGGTGCTGGTGCATTGGTACGCAGTTCTGAAGATTTAGAAGACCGTAGCGCCGATGGTGAAGCAGCGATCGCACAACGACAGATTACCCAATTAGATGTAGTAGTCGGGATTACCGCCGGGGGGACAACTCCTTTTGTCCACGGAGCGCTCAATGCCGCTCGTCAAAGGGGCGCGAGAACTATTTTTATTGCTTGTGTACCTACAGAACAAGTGCGCTTTGATGCAGATGTTGATATTCGTTTATTAACTGGGCCAGAAATCCTCGCTGGTTCAACTCGCTTAAAAGCTGGTACAGCCACAAAGCTAGCTTTAAATATCCTTTCCACTGGGGTAATGGTGAAGCTGGGCAAAGTTTACGGTAATCGTATGGTGGATGTGGCGGTAACTAATCAAAAGTTACGCGATCGCGCTTTACAGATGTTGCAGGACTTGACAGGTTTAAGTCGGGAAGCTGCGGGTTTTTTACTCGAACGCAGTGGGAAATGGGTGAAGCTAGCCTTGCTGATGCACTGGACTGGTTTAGAAAAAGCAGCAGGCGATCGCTTACTTGCAGAAAACCAAGGCAATCTCAGAGTAGCTGTTGCCAGTTACAAAAATGACAAACAAGTTTGA
- a CDS encoding SAM-dependent methyltransferase — protein MINSNQLQEIEKYIPLIGDINIKTPFAYQATRGAVEVVNTVQMAIAEAYINGLEIPDSTLQTVFDTCMPVFFQYFPSLLAPYEWVLKETPQLAEGSRDLMKIQYDLPQAMLNKMLGEGKLIYPKYSMGLWEKGALNLEQSQIDMIDDVIEKLDIQDGDHILDFGCGWGCVPNYILSKFPNVKVTGLNLSHEQCEYMRQKMQEPESYLSSGRFMLYEGDLNETKFDNKFDKILSIGVFCHVGNLTNSFEKLASFLKENGKVFIHIITVRTPNNISSAYTHKYIFPHGRYWNYDAVPSHNKNLKTVKRWYLNGSNYSQTFATWLHNFDNNQATIQHLNYGIDYAKFRRIWRFYLIWFIRNFASCDGEYNGNGQYLMVHS, from the coding sequence ATGATTAATAGCAATCAATTACAAGAAATAGAAAAATACATCCCTCTCATAGGAGATATAAACATCAAAACTCCATTTGCATATCAAGCAACCCGTGGAGCCGTTGAAGTAGTGAATACAGTCCAAATGGCCATAGCAGAGGCTTACATCAACGGATTAGAAATTCCTGACTCAACTCTGCAAACAGTTTTTGATACTTGTATGCCTGTTTTTTTCCAATATTTTCCCTCCCTTTTAGCACCCTATGAATGGGTATTGAAAGAAACCCCTCAACTGGCTGAAGGTTCACGAGATTTGATGAAAATTCAATATGATTTACCTCAAGCCATGCTGAATAAGATGTTGGGTGAAGGAAAACTCATTTATCCCAAGTACAGTATGGGATTATGGGAAAAAGGAGCATTAAACCTAGAACAATCACAGATCGATATGATCGATGATGTAATTGAGAAATTAGATATCCAGGATGGAGACCATATATTAGACTTTGGCTGTGGTTGGGGATGTGTTCCCAATTACATTCTTTCTAAATTTCCCAATGTCAAAGTGACTGGGCTGAATTTGAGCCACGAGCAATGTGAATATATGCGCCAGAAAATGCAAGAGCCTGAAAGCTATCTCAGTTCAGGCAGATTCATGTTATATGAAGGAGATTTAAATGAGACAAAATTTGACAACAAATTTGACAAGATCCTGTCTATTGGTGTGTTCTGTCATGTAGGTAATTTAACTAACTCCTTTGAAAAGTTAGCTTCTTTTCTCAAGGAGAATGGCAAAGTTTTTATTCATATTATTACAGTTCGGACACCTAACAATATCTCTAGTGCTTACACGCACAAATACATTTTCCCCCACGGGCGATACTGGAATTATGATGCAGTTCCTAGCCATAACAAAAATCTAAAAACCGTTAAAAGATGGTATCTTAATGGTTCTAACTACTCGCAAACATTTGCTACCTGGTTGCATAATTTTGACAATAATCAAGCAACCATACAACATTTAAATTATGGCATAGATTATGCTAAATTTCGCCGAATCTGGAGATTTTATTTGATATGGTTTATCAGAAATTTTGCTAGTTGTGATGGTGAATATAATGGGAATGGTCAATATTTAATGGTTCATAGCTAA
- a CDS encoding exopolysaccharide biosynthesis protein encodes MARLSHELQRYFFDEDRTAQVTLAEILLLAKERVFGFLLVILSLPSALPVPAPGYSTPFGGLIVVLAVQLMFGAEIPWLPQKMLNHPMKLETVQKFLKAGLPWLRRIEAIARPRLTYICTTLPGRVTIGSAIALMGISMIIPIPGTNTLPAIGVFVTSFGLLEDDGAISLGGLVICLIGAISSISILIAVFWGGASLLDLLKTWLGL; translated from the coding sequence ATGGCTAGACTATCCCACGAGTTACAACGCTATTTCTTTGACGAAGACCGCACCGCACAAGTAACTTTGGCAGAGATTCTGCTGCTAGCCAAGGAACGAGTTTTTGGGTTTTTGCTGGTGATTCTGTCTCTTCCTTCAGCTTTACCCGTTCCTGCGCCTGGTTACTCGACTCCTTTCGGTGGTCTGATTGTTGTGCTGGCTGTACAGCTGATGTTCGGGGCTGAAATTCCCTGGCTACCCCAAAAAATGCTCAATCATCCCATGAAACTCGAAACAGTCCAAAAGTTTTTGAAGGCGGGACTTCCTTGGTTACGAAGGATTGAAGCGATCGCCAGGCCGCGTTTGACCTATATTTGTACTACTCTACCAGGTCGAGTCACTATTGGTAGTGCGATCGCCTTGATGGGCATTTCCATGATCATTCCCATTCCCGGAACCAATACCCTCCCAGCCATAGGCGTTTTCGTGACTAGCTTTGGTTTGCTCGAAGATGATGGTGCGATTAGCTTAGGAGGTTTAGTCATCTGCCTAATTGGGGCAATTTCCAGTATTTCTATTTTGATTGCAGTATTTTGGGGTGGTGCTAGTCTTCTGGATTTACTCAAGACTTGGCTGGGTCTTTAA